The genomic region NNNNNNNNNNNNNNNNNNNNNNNNcgtagtcgaactgggcagcagcagcgtcggtctcgtagtctaccggagagaagagggggaagaaacaatgaatacaatgcaaacaaatgcatatcgatgcatgacatgacaagtaacgatgctaggtgtgcccaatcgcggtagtaggtgatacggacgaaggggggaaacatccgggaaagtattcccggtgtttcgcgttttcgggcagaggagccggagggggaaatttgcgagttcgataggttaggggtgtgtggcggacgaacggactgcgtatccggaatcgtcggatttttctgagcaactttcatgtagaaagtattttcatccgagttacagattaaaagatatgattttctaaagatttaatcattttctggaatttatttaattaatttaaatcaacattatccaaaacagtgtgtgatgacgtaggcatgacatcagagtgatgtcagcaggtcaactggtcagttgaccagtcaaaccagacaggtgggtccagtgggacccacatgtcattgtcagggacaTTAACAGAATTCTaaaactaactaaatgggttaattagtgtgtgggtcctagcagtcagtgagagattaatgttttaattaactaatttaattaattagcagtttatctatttgtttttatttttttatggcatggggcccgcatgtcagtgccactgggctgcccagtcagcacgttgacccagtcaacaggtcaacaggggggccctgggcccaccagtcagtggcccaggtggTGCCACGTGGGTGCCAGGTCGGCACCCACCGGAGACGCGCCGGAgctaactccggcgaccaaaacaatgtcggcccctcgccggagttggccggaaccgTGCTACGGGGCTCGGTTTCGGGCGCGCGTGGGTGCGTTCGAATGGTCACTcgaccgcgcgtcgagtggtggtggtggcatcgccggacctggccggaaacgtcaccggcgacgaggtccgcggcgTTGCGTTCGGGCGCTCATCAGGGATGGCGCTAAGAGGCACGAGAGGGGGCGTGCGCGTGCGCGTTGAGTCGGGCGTTCGACACCGCGCCCATCTATGGTGGCGGCGCGGCCCGTAACGGGCTAGGATGACGACGGCGAGAGGCCAAGCGGACGCCGGTTTTCGGCCGCGGTCGGAAACGAGGCTAGAGGGCACGGGAAGGCACGGGCTCGAGCTCGTTGGGCATGGGAGCATGAGGAGCTCGATGCCGTGCCCAGGTGAGCGCGATAGGggccatggccacggcggcgaggcgatCCGCGGCGACGGGCTCATGGCAACGGCGACCAGGGAGCTACAGCGCGCGAAGAGGCTAATGACGGGGAACAGGAGACGGAGAAGCTCACCGCGCGGCTCACACGTAGGCCCGTGATGGTTTAGGAGCTGCagaacgtcgtcggggaagaaggggatcgccggcggccgtcgaggaagaagacgaggccgaAGCAGCGTTCGTGGGCGTCCTGCGTCCTGCGTCTTGACGTGGAGACGTAGCCGAGGGAGGCGGAGCGAGCGGACGCGTCGGAAGGGCTTGGAGGTCGCGGCGGCTGCGAGTActacggcggcgaggccatggcggcgctcggttgcagtggggaacgagggggagatggatttggaggggagagggagaggcgcaggagccGAGGCGAGTgtgggggcgagtggggaggggaaaccgagggggcgcggcgtggcgaccttatcccctcgtctcgtcgccggcgagggggggtTCGGCTGGGACGTGCCCTGTTctgacccgggtcgggggaacaggggaaggggacgcggtgcgggagctgggccggctgggccggccaggctggctgcgggccaggggggttgggcggtggccgtgcgggtgggttgggctgcctggtccagggggcttcccccctttttttgtttttttgtaatttctttcttttatttattttccctttctgttttatttagttttagggcatttaggcattttataaaatggtgtttgcttcaccataattaccagtgcaatatttggcaaaccccgaacattttcgctttgacttttgaaaacttagggtgtttgtcactaattcatattttgaattagcaatgattttgaactaccacttggttagcaacagtaacactgatgacatggcatcattagaagagttttactatagcctaattatccgggcgttacacggCAGTAGTTCATTCGGCGGTGGTAGCTCAATTGACTAGCCGACCAGTGGCTTGGGTGGTGAGACCGCTGGTGGAAGCCGATGACGGTGCGCCTGTGGGTGTCATTACCTTGATGAAGGCGTCAAAGATGCGATTTTTTCCTCGTGGCCTCCATTGCTCTCCAAGGGAAACCCTAGGTCCGAGTTTCTTCGGGTCGGACGATGACGCCACATGTGTCATGTACCCTCTTGGGGGCATTGTTTTGGAGATGGTCTTGGCTAGAGGGACCTGTGGTTTGTAGGAGGTTTGTGCTGCACCTGCTGCCTCTCCTTGTCTCTCCGGTGCCCTGATTTGGGTGGTTGAGGTATGAAGACGGTGTGTGGCGAAACTGCGATACTCTACTGCAGTGTGGCTTTCCGAAGGTGGTGCATGGTGGCAGTGCCGCTGTTGTTGTCCACTGGTGCCAATGCCCGCTCAATGGTTGCTCGAGGAAGTTCATGGCAGACGATTTGATGCCATGGTGATAAAGTGGCAGCTTGTGGTGTACTGTCTGGGGCATTGGCCATGCCTAAATATACCACCGGTGTACACTTGCTTCATAGGGAGGGACAGTGTGAGATTTTGGTGGTTTTGCCTTCTCTCGCGAGGCAACAACAGTTGGTATTGGCTCCATAAACGGTTCTTGGCGTGTGGCTGCTTGCCTGGTGTGTGTCGTGCACACTTGCATCATATTTTTTGGTTCAGCAACTGCTCGGCGAGGGTcaatgtttttttttgtttctcttcGCCCGGTATAGCTTTGGTCTTGTTTGGCTTTGTTTTTTGCCAGCGTGAACTTTTGTGTGCGTGTGTTAATATTGAtcgtgtgcatcctaactatgcaaaGACCGAGTGTGTACTCATTATGTTCGTATCCCTCGATGCTATATTATGAGTCAATACAAAACGCCTTTTATCGAAAAAAGTAATCCTTTCTACTACATTACATAGAAAATCTAGCATCCACTTCAACCTTTTGGAAAAAATACTCTATTTTTCTTGCAAcgcaatcaaacaaactcaaatcctataggatTCGAGTGTGCATAACATTCCAATCCTACGTTTTTTCTGTTCCTACATTTTATATTCCACAGAATCATTTTTATATTCCTAAGAATCGAAGAAGACTGGACTTTGAACTACAAATGTATATATGTTTTGCATGCAGAAATAGTTTATGTTTTCAAAAAAGGACTTAGATCTATTACAAAGGTTCACTAGAAGtacaaatcacacaaaacataataaaaattacgttCCTTGATTTGCGGGGAAAAGGGAAGACCGAGGGTAACTAGCTCTTTCTTGTTAAAAAATTATATCCCAGCTTGTTTTTATCGAGCCTTCCCCCCATTTGGAGTATAGCCAAGTGGTAAGGCATAGGTTTTTGGTACCGGCATGCTCCCATACCGGAGCGAATCGGACCTTGTTGATAAACAATCgaaaagtcttcgtgcacgtgcccttAAGGACCAGTGCCCTGTCGTCTCTGTTGAACCCTTGAAACGATCCAACCCTAATCTTTTTTTTGAAGGCAAAGCATTGACGGTGGTTGGGCATATCGCCCAACACACGTTCAACCACAATGGGTGGTACAGTAGTGTTCCACTCCATACAAATGTTGGGCAAACACATGCGACCTATTTGACCCTAATCTTATTGTCCCAAGGAGCTGGCAAAAATCTAGACCAGAACTCATCTAATCTGTCCCGACGATGAACCTGAGGAGGATCGGTTCCCGGAAGACTGACTCAAACAAGCGTCACTCCTTCAAGGACAAAAAACTCCAACCTATCTAATAGCCGGAGCCACGGCACTAGGATTCCCCTCACCGCCAGGTCAGGCAAATCCCGTCACCGGCAGAGATCGAGGAGAGGAAGGCTTTTGCCCTAGTCACCTTGCAAAAGGGGAAAGAAAGACGTATGCATGCAGACAAAGTTTGACCATAAAGATGAAAAAAATTCAGTTGACATATaataaaaaaatatgcattttgTTAATGATGTGATCACACAAACAAATGTTACTGTTTGAACTTCTAAATCTTTCAGTTTCCTCTGCCACAATCTATTCCTCTGATttcggagggagtagaaaaattaGTTGCACATCATGCCTCCCGTTTCCCAAACAAATTCCCTTGTTCCGCCTAAAATGCAAATTCACTACAGAAAGTGGCCACCACATTTACAAGATGCTATGCGGCAAATAATATCCAGAGCATCATCAATGATTGAGGTTCAGGGACCTGACTGCCTTCGCTACTGACGCCTGAAGGTACTCCTGGATGGAAGAACGGAGGGCGCGATTAGGGATGAGAACACGATTTGGAAGTGCCAAGTTCGTCATCGGAGACCTATTGCTCCCGCCATCAAGCCAGCGTCTTATGGCTTCCGCTTCATAGGTAAATCCATCTGATGCCATTTGAGGATCGTTCATGATCTCCTGAAATACAGAAATTCACCACACAAACATCATCATTTAGAAATAAAGGGGGAATGTTGATAACTTGTACACACGTATAGAAGTTTCAGAAACATGTGTCCAGACTCCAGATTATCACAAATGCTGACAAAAGGTTTACCTGGAGGATTGGACAAATGAAGTGGGCAGGGCATGAGGGTGCAGGAGGCTTTCTGACCAGGGCCTCAACAACGGTCCAAACCTCAGTCAGATGAGGCCGCTTTTCCCTCGTCATTTCTACACACCTAAGGCCAAGGAGTGCTAACTGCTTGGCTTGTGTGTAAGGCCAGTCCCCGGCTGATTTATCTATCAGCAAGTGCAGGTTATCACTTTGAAATGCTTCTCTAACTTTCTTTGCGATAGCCAAAGGGGGCATTCCAGTCAAAAGGCGAAGGATAACAACACCCAGTGAGTAGACATCAGAAAGGGGTGTGAGGTCCCCAATGGTGAGGAACTCCGGATCCGTGTACGGAAGCCTTGCTGTTAGGTTTGGTGGACAGCTGCCAGGCTGGAGAAATAAGGTGGACATACCAAAGTTGTAGAGCTTGCTTCTGTAGTCAGCACCGATGAGGATGTTGCAAGGCCGGAGATCACCGTGGACCGAGGCATTAGGCTTGTGTGAATGAAGGAAGAGTAGTGCACAGCAAACCTCACCGATGATCTGTGTACGGATGTGCCATGATAGAGGTGGAGTGTCATCGGCACACAAAATGCGGTCTTCAAGGTTTCCCTTAGGTAACCACTCGTACACAAGAGCCGAAACTTCAGAGCACATTCCAACAAAGGTGACAATGTTtgcatgtctccctccttgacgaAGAACAGAGACCTGCATTAATCTCATGTTAAATCACAGAATCAAAGCTAAGTACCACTATCACAATAGGCGAAGGCTACCTCTTGTTGAAACAAACTCTCGGATTTGGACAGCTTGATTGCTACCGTAGTGTTGTTTATAATGCCTTTATACACACATCCATATTCAGTGTCCCCGATCTTGCACAGGTCCTTGAAATGCTCTGTTGCTTGTTCCAAACATGTAAAGCGGAACTCGAGAATAAATTGAGAGTTCCTATCCCATAATTCATCCACCTGTCGAACTGCATTATCTCGTTCATGCTTTAACTGACTACATTCTGCATTTACAAATGCAGGTTATATATTGCAGCTACCAATTTACGTTTTAGAGCAACTGAAGAATGAAAGAAAGACGAGAGGTTTTCACAGTCAATATACCCATTTTTGCCTCTTCTATTTGGATGCGACCCACAGTATTCTGATTCAGTAATGCATCTATCTGTCGCACTGCATTGTCTCGTTCATGTCTCAACTGGTTACACTCTGCTTAAATATATGAAGATTACTTACTGCTGCTACCAAGCTATATTTTCGGAAAGGAAAGAATGAAAAGCAAGACAACATAAATTTTCGCAATTTATTCATCCACCTTTTTTTGCCTCTTCTATTTGAAGGCGAACTAAATCATTCTGACCGCGAAACTCGTTCACCTGTTGCATTGCATTGTCTAGTTCATGTCTCAACTGGTTACACTCTGCATTATATATATGAAGATTACTTACTGCTGCTACCAAGCTATATTTTCGGCAAGGAAAGAATGAAAAGCAAGACAAGATGAATTTTCGCAATTATTCATCTACCTTTTTTTGCCTCTTCTATTTGAAGGCGAACTAAATCATTCTGACCCCGAAACTCATCCACCTGTAGCATTGCATTGTCTCGTTCATGTCTCAACTGAGTACATTCTGCATTATATAATGGTATGTTATATATTGCTGTAGCAATTGATATCTTCCATCAATTGGAATGTAAAACAAGATAAAAGAAGTTCTCGCGAAGTTGATCTACCCAAGTTTGCCGCTATATTAAGATCAGAAAGACGTCTGAATTCAACAATCTCCTCTTCTAGAGCACATATCTTCCTTCCTTCTTTCTACATGTCGTTGCATTAACAATGTTTTCTCAGTAGTTTAAACTACAAAGTACAAGAATTTTATACATAAAGGGAAGTAGTAAACTAGCATCATAAAATCAAGAACAACAAAATGTATGTTTTCTCTACCAGATTAGAAAGAGCCTTGACTTAGGTTTTCTCTCCCACTACTAAAAGAATGGTGTGTTACTTAGTCACAGCCAATCTGGATAGTAAgaattaagaaaaacaaaaaacaaaggacTAAAATGTCTTTTAGTACCAAGGAATCATAGAGTAaactttcaaatttgaaaattcttACATATAATATTTGAATTGTTTAACATATATTCTTATGACCGAATATGattatactactccctccgatcatACTTGTCCCTGGTTTAGtaaaactttagtacaaagttgtactaaaccaACGAAAGTTGTACTAAACCAaggacaagtaatatggatcggcgGGAGTACTAAATTGATATATTTTGTACAAAAAGGTTGTTTGTAAGTAGCCGTCCCTACTATTATGATAGATAGTTTTTAGAGTTAATTGCAATTTGGACCACATAATATTACACTAGTTGCAATCTGCACTCTGTATGTAGCCATTCCTACTGCATAAAATTGCTCAGTGTTAGGTGCCTAGAGGAGAAGAATGCATGTTTGACTAAAGATCTacttcctctgttccaaaatataagatgttttggcagtTCTAGCCATCCCtacttttatgatagtttttagaGTTAATTGCAATTTGGACCACATAATATTACACTAGTTGCAATCTGCACTCTGTATGTAGCCATTACTGCATAGAATTGCTCAGTGTT from Triticum aestivum cultivar Chinese Spring chromosome 4A, IWGSC CS RefSeq v2.1, whole genome shotgun sequence harbors:
- the LOC123086695 gene encoding U-box domain-containing protein 57, yielding MEELAKELGTPVKFQRLWLCQRRQNGTRRPSRPLNSKEKKLSIGRVFSADVKLFLEVLNPCSPRNLNREYLLVFLKFYDPEQTQLRYIGTLFVSCSSRPLDILPKLRSLAGFCADEEIELYEEIKFEPNVMCEALDIHHTFTVNQIENGDIICFQKRPKSCNQHLYPSVKLFLEHVHKLTKEGRKICALEEEIVEFRRLSDLNIAANLECTQLRHERDNAMLQVDEFRGQNDLVRLQIEEAKKECNQLRHERDNAVRQIDALLNQNTVGRIQIEEAKMECSQLKHERDNAVRQVDELWDRNSQFILEFRFTCLEQATEHFKDLCKIGDTEYGCVYKGIINNTTVAIKLSKSESLFQQEVSVLRQGGRHANIVTFVGMCSEVSALVYEWLPKGNLEDRILCADDTPPLSWHIRTQIIGEVCCALLFLHSHKPNASVHGDLRPCNILIGADYRSKLYNFGMSTLFLQPGSCPPNLTARLPYTDPEFLTIGDLTPLSDVYSLGVVILRLLTGMPPLAIAKKVREAFQSDNLHLLIDKSAGDWPYTQAKQLALLGLRCVEMTREKRPHLTEVWTVVEALVRKPPAPSCPAHFICPILQEIMNDPQMASDGFTYEAEAIRRWLDGGSNRSPMTNLALPNRVLIPNRALRSSIQEYLQASVAKAVRSLNLNH